A genomic stretch from Deinococcus roseus includes:
- a CDS encoding UvrD-helicase domain-containing protein, with protein MQPSPSPEQQAILEWVLHGTGHAVVQATAGSGKTTTLEMVARLLPEDISGQYCAFSKAIVEELQGRLPGHLKVNTLHSLGYQVIKTFYPQSIQHRPDSLKYRTLLTRALRDDGKVPGFFSREDTFQAIEYLFGLQRVVRMTFIPPSAAQQVRQAGQRFDLPEPDHEEVTLWCLQRLPALIQEGIRKVEGRGWVDFEDMLYVPVATGLDYRSVDFLLVDEAQDLSPLQLQFALGLIHPGGRSIFVGDDHQAIYGFAGADHHSLKHIEDTLQATVLPLSTSYRCPQLHVKLAQHFSPRMQARPAAAMGTIKHVNETFFLKAVQEGDLVLCRYNAPLASMYHELIQLGKRPRLRKGDFSDQLLRTLQQLYQHTDFNLQTIRLQADTQRVQEERRLRNARLDPKVLLKKTVELRDRLDSVVHLATTAYEQGHHTLEAARSYLQNIISVEHDFITLSTVHSAKGLEASRVFILHPEKMTPTYALTEEAVRGEQCVQFVALTRAREALYFVEEPLHETVKGVNR; from the coding sequence ATGCAGCCCTCGCCCAGCCCTGAACAACAAGCCATCCTGGAATGGGTGCTGCATGGCACGGGTCATGCGGTGGTGCAGGCCACAGCGGGAAGCGGCAAAACCACCACCCTGGAGATGGTGGCCCGTTTGCTTCCAGAAGACATCTCAGGCCAGTACTGTGCATTCTCCAAAGCCATTGTGGAGGAGTTGCAGGGCAGGCTTCCTGGGCACCTGAAGGTCAACACCCTGCACAGCCTGGGGTATCAGGTGATCAAGACCTTTTACCCGCAGTCCATTCAGCACCGCCCGGACAGCCTGAAGTACCGCACCCTGCTCACCCGTGCCCTCAGAGACGATGGCAAAGTGCCAGGGTTTTTCTCCCGTGAGGACACCTTTCAGGCCATTGAGTACCTGTTCGGATTGCAGCGGGTGGTGCGCATGACCTTCATCCCTCCCAGTGCTGCTCAGCAGGTCCGCCAGGCCGGACAGCGCTTCGATCTTCCCGAGCCCGACCATGAGGAGGTGACCCTATGGTGCCTGCAACGCCTGCCTGCCCTGATCCAGGAAGGCATTCGCAAAGTGGAAGGTCGGGGCTGGGTGGACTTCGAGGACATGCTGTATGTGCCGGTGGCCACAGGGCTGGATTACCGTTCGGTGGATTTTCTGCTGGTGGATGAAGCGCAGGACCTCAGCCCCCTGCAATTGCAGTTTGCCCTGGGCCTGATCCACCCAGGGGGCCGCAGCATCTTTGTGGGAGACGACCACCAGGCCATTTATGGTTTTGCCGGAGCAGACCACCATTCCCTGAAGCACATCGAAGACACCCTGCAGGCCACGGTGTTGCCCCTCTCCACCAGTTACCGCTGTCCACAGTTGCATGTCAAACTGGCTCAGCATTTTTCACCCCGCATGCAGGCCAGGCCTGCAGCAGCAATGGGCACCATCAAACACGTCAACGAAACCTTCTTCCTGAAAGCCGTGCAGGAAGGGGATCTGGTGCTGTGCCGTTACAATGCACCCCTGGCCAGCATGTACCACGAGCTGATCCAGCTGGGGAAACGCCCCAGGTTGCGCAAAGGGGATTTTTCGGATCAGCTTTTGAGGACCCTGCAGCAACTGTACCAGCACACAGATTTCAACCTGCAAACCATCCGCTTGCAGGCCGACACCCAGCGGGTGCAGGAAGAACGCCGCCTGAGAAATGCCCGTCTGGACCCCAAAGTGCTGCTCAAGAAAACCGTGGAGTTGCGGGACCGGCTGGATTCGGTGGTGCACCTGGCCACCACGGCCTATGAACAGGGCCACCACACCCTGGAAGCGGCCCGGTCTTACCTGCAAAACATCATCTCGGTGGAGCACGACTTCATCACCCTCAGCACGGTGCATTCGGCCAAGGGGCTGGAAGCTTCCCGCGTTTTCATCCTGCACCCCGAAAAAATGACCCCCACCTATGCGCTCACCGAGGAAGCGGTGAGGGGAGAGCAGTGCGTGCAATTTGTGGCCCTCACCCGTGCCCGGGAGGCCCT